The following nucleotide sequence is from Anabaena sphaerica FACHB-251.
AGTAAAGGTAATAAATAGCATTTATGTAATTTCAAACAATTAAAATTATCTTTTACTTCCACACCATAAGATAAATAACCAACCATTTGATCGCCTTTAACGACCTTATCGTAAAATATTCCTAAATTATAAATTTCATTTTCAATGACTTCCATTCCATACATCTTATTCAACATATATTCTATTTGTTCAATACTGATAATTTGGGAATAGTGAGCATACCAAATTTCTTGACTAACTTTTCTCAGTTCATCAAAATCAGTATCTAATAACTTTTCAATCTTAATTATCATACCTTGCCAATTTTTAATTGTGATTACCCTGATATCTACTATGGAAATTTTGGCAAAAGCATTGTGACCCCTGAATTCTTAGATTCAAATATCAGTTCCTATGCTCTGCGCGTAAATAATCTCAATATGGCTACCAAATTCCAACTTATCTAAGGATTCTGTGAAAAACACAAAACCCTTATAAGCTGTCACATATTTATATATTTTCGTAAAATAACCTTCACTGGTAACGATGACAAGCGGTTCTTCACTCTTGGAAAGAATCGCCAAAAAATCATCTAATTTTACACAAACACCTGTTCCCCGATGAGTGAAAATTTTTCCAGCAATAGCAGCAGGTTGAGCGGCCGCGTCACCACTGTAATAAGTCATTGGGCGCTATTTTTACGTATATTATTGACCTGCTGATTTTAAACTTTTGTTTCTACTACCTGCTGTGAGGTTTGTAACGTTTGCTGTAAACCCCAGTCAGGGCGCAATTTAGCTGCTTGACGCAAATAAATGTGGTGAACGGGAGCGGAAGTTGGCAAATAGGCGTGAATCAAAAAGCGGATGCAACGCTGTAAGCTTCCCTCGACGTGCATTTGTTGGACATCCAACATAGCCACACTATCCCATAAAGGACGACTGCGGGCGATCGCTGCTGGGAAAATAGCATCTAAGTCCCGTGTGACAGAAAAAGTAACACTCAAAATTTCTGTTGGTTGCAGCGTATTCCGTTCTTCTAGTTCATCAATTAATTCTGTCACCGCTTCTGTAATTGCTTCCACGCTATTTTCTGCAACGGTTGTTGCACCACGAATCGCCCGCATTTGCCATTCCACTCCCAAAGTCCTCCTTAATTAGTCATTAGTCATTGGTCACTAGTCATTAGTCATCAGTACAAAAACTGCTAACTAGTGACTATTGACAATTAATCTACGGTCTATATAACCACAGGGGTAAACCACTTGTAGACATTTCAAATTCCAGCCAATCAATTCCAGACCTAATACCTGATTTGGCCTGACGACTTCCTGGTAGAATCCGACTCAATAATGGTTTACGTTCTTCTAGCGTATAGCAAGGAGTTTTTTCTGGATCAAGTCCAACTAATTCCGCAGTCCAGCGACGTGCATCTTCTTCTGTTCCCAGACGGTCTACAACTCCCAATTCTACGGCTTGTTCTCCGGTGAAAATCCGCCCATCAGCGAAGGTTTTTACCTTTTCTACCTCCAAAGAACGACCCTCAGCTACCGTTTGTACAAACTGCTGATAGCTGACATCTATCAACTCTTGCAGGATGTTTTCTTCTGGTTCTGTCAGTTCCCTATCAAAAGACAAAATATCTTTGTAGGGACCAGACTTAATCACTTTAAAGGAAACACCAACTTTTTCTAGCAGGCGTTCCAAGTTATTTCCCCGCAAAATCACGCCTATACTACCTGTGATTGTGCCTGGGTTAGCCATAATGTGTTCGGCTCCCATGCCAATATAAACGCCTCCAGAAGCCGATATATTGCCAAAACTAGCGACGATTTTGGTTTTTTTACGCAACCGCTTGAGGGCGCTGTAGATTTCTTGGGAATCTCCCACTGTACCGCCAGGGCTATCGATGCGTAGCAATAAAGCTGGAAATTTCTTCTCTTCTACAGTTTTTAGGGCTTCTAATACCCGTTTGCGGGTAGCACTGGCGATCGCACCAGTTATTTCAATCCGAGCAATTTGTTTACGAAACTTGGGTCTCAACGGCCAAACCATGAGTAATCTAATCAGTTATTAATAAATTTAATATAGATTGTCCAGAGGTTAGACGACCTTCTCGACTCTGTTAAGAAAAATAAGCAAGCAAATAAGCTGCTATTCACAATCTTAAGGAAATTTTTAGATTTGGTGTATGGT
It contains:
- a CDS encoding GNAT family N-acetyltransferase, with amino-acid sequence MIIKIEKLLDTDFDELRKVSQEIWYAHYSQIISIEQIEYMLNKMYGMEVIENEIYNLGIFYDKVVKGDQMVGYLSYGVEVKDNFNCLKLHKCYLLPLLHGFGYGQIMLSHVCQKAKQMNLKKIILNVNKRNEKGIKAYSRFGFEIIESKVIDFGGGFVMDDYIMGYDI
- the aroH gene encoding chorismate mutase, yielding MRAIRGATTVAENSVEAITEAVTELIDELEERNTLQPTEILSVTFSVTRDLDAIFPAAIARSRPLWDSVAMLDVQQMHVEGSLQRCIRFLIHAYLPTSAPVHHIYLRQAAKLRPDWGLQQTLQTSQQVVETKV
- the sppA gene encoding signal peptide peptidase SppA codes for the protein MVWPLRPKFRKQIARIEITGAIASATRKRVLEALKTVEEKKFPALLLRIDSPGGTVGDSQEIYSALKRLRKKTKIVASFGNISASGGVYIGMGAEHIMANPGTITGSIGVILRGNNLERLLEKVGVSFKVIKSGPYKDILSFDRELTEPEENILQELIDVSYQQFVQTVAEGRSLEVEKVKTFADGRIFTGEQAVELGVVDRLGTEEDARRWTAELVGLDPEKTPCYTLEERKPLLSRILPGSRQAKSGIRSGIDWLEFEMSTSGLPLWLYRP